In a single window of the Allobranchiibius huperziae genome:
- a CDS encoding DUF2382 domain-containing protein produces the protein MISTEQIQTISGGNAVDSEGAKIGSIGQIYLDDQSGQPEWVTVKTGLFGTSETFIPVRDAEVDGNDLRLPYSKDKVKDAPRVSDADEHLDVEQEQKLYEYYGLAYGTSSTGGNGHDDVVGGRGTVQDGVQDSDHEHEREREHDDRRDRAGEPGVVGRDSSGPTTDDAMTRSEERLNVGTEKVETGRARLRKYVVTENVTTTVPVSHEEVRVVREPITEANRGDALSGGDLTEEEHEVTLHAEQPVVQKETVPVERVKLDTETVSGEQEVTEQVRKEQIETDTGEGNEPRRDINNR, from the coding sequence ATGATTTCCACAGAGCAGATCCAGACCATCTCCGGCGGCAACGCCGTCGACTCCGAAGGCGCCAAGATCGGATCAATCGGGCAGATCTACCTGGACGACCAGTCCGGTCAGCCCGAGTGGGTCACCGTCAAGACCGGTCTGTTCGGCACCTCAGAGACGTTCATCCCCGTCCGGGACGCCGAAGTCGACGGCAACGACCTGCGGCTGCCGTACAGCAAGGACAAGGTCAAGGACGCCCCCCGGGTCAGCGATGCCGACGAGCACCTCGACGTCGAGCAGGAGCAGAAGCTGTACGAGTACTACGGCCTCGCCTATGGCACATCGTCTACGGGCGGCAACGGACACGACGACGTGGTCGGCGGCCGGGGAACGGTGCAGGACGGCGTCCAGGACAGCGACCATGAGCACGAGCGCGAGCGCGAGCACGACGACCGTCGCGACCGCGCTGGTGAGCCCGGTGTCGTGGGTCGGGACTCCTCCGGTCCCACGACTGACGACGCCATGACCCGCTCGGAGGAGCGGTTGAATGTGGGCACCGAGAAGGTGGAGACCGGACGCGCGCGTCTGCGCAAGTACGTGGTCACCGAGAATGTGACCACCACGGTCCCCGTCAGCCACGAAGAGGTCCGCGTCGTCCGTGAACCGATCACCGAGGCCAACCGCGGTGACGCCCTGTCTGGTGGCGACCTGACCGAGGAGGAGCACGAGGTGACGCTGCATGCCGAGCAGCCCGTCGTGCAGAAGGAGACCGTCCCGGTGGAGCGCGTGAAGCTTGACACCGAGACCGTCTCCGGTGAGCAGGAAGTCACCGAGCAGGTCCGCAAGGAGCAGATCGAGACTGACACCGGCGAGGGCAACGAACCCCGCCGAGACATCAACAACCGTTGA
- a CDS encoding YihY/virulence factor BrkB family protein codes for MKQFKHDNVTDYAAALTYFGILAIFPAMLALVSVLGLLGKHQTDSLLSNISSIAPSGVTSVLKSIITQVQGKAGAAGIALIVSLALALWSASGYVSAFMRASNAIYNVDEGRPIWKTAPVRLLVTLVLVVLLAASAVMVIATGPVASQLGKVFGVGHSAVLVWEIAKWPVLVIVVSLMFSLLYKACPNVKQPGLRWISLGGVIAVVIWIIASALFALYVSFSGSYNKTYGSFATVIVFLVWLWISNICVLLGAEFNAETQRERAIRAGFPHDVEPFAELRDTRKLDEPQQREAEEAARIRERTTDQ; via the coding sequence ATGAAACAGTTCAAACACGACAACGTCACCGACTACGCCGCCGCGTTGACCTACTTCGGGATCCTGGCCATCTTCCCGGCCATGCTGGCATTGGTGTCAGTGCTGGGACTGCTCGGAAAACACCAGACCGACTCACTGCTGTCCAACATCTCCTCGATTGCCCCCAGTGGGGTCACGAGTGTCTTGAAGTCCATCATCACCCAGGTGCAGGGCAAGGCCGGCGCCGCCGGTATCGCGCTGATCGTGAGCCTGGCGCTGGCGTTGTGGTCGGCCTCGGGGTACGTCTCAGCGTTCATGCGCGCTTCCAACGCGATCTACAACGTCGACGAAGGCCGACCCATCTGGAAGACCGCACCGGTGCGTCTGCTGGTGACGCTGGTGCTGGTGGTTTTGCTGGCCGCCAGTGCGGTGATGGTCATCGCCACCGGTCCGGTGGCCTCTCAACTGGGCAAGGTCTTCGGCGTCGGCCACTCCGCGGTGCTCGTGTGGGAGATCGCCAAATGGCCGGTGCTGGTGATCGTGGTCAGCCTGATGTTCTCGCTGCTGTACAAAGCGTGCCCGAATGTCAAACAACCCGGTCTGCGGTGGATCAGCCTCGGCGGCGTCATCGCCGTCGTGATCTGGATCATCGCCTCAGCGTTGTTCGCGCTCTACGTCTCCTTCTCCGGGTCCTACAACAAGACCTACGGCTCGTTCGCGACCGTGATCGTGTTCCTGGTCTGGTTGTGGATCAGCAACATCTGCGTGCTGCTGGGCGCGGAGTTCAACGCCGAGACTCAACGCGAACGGGCGATCCGCGCCGGCTTCCCGCACGACGTGGAGCCCTTCGCGGAGCTGCGCGACACCCGCAAGCTGGATGAGCCTCAGCAACGCGAGGCCGAGGAAGCAGCCCGGATCAGGGAACGAACCACCGACCAGTAG
- a CDS encoding DUF3618 domain-containing protein — MSDPDQLAADTRRTQDALSQDVTRLTNRVNPQQFVGTRREKVSRGLSSIKDRVMGVGTSAAQAAKETAQSAADSAQNAGGSAQGAAGSAPDAVRDRASGNPIAAGVIAFGAGWLLSSLLPASDTEQKAAATVEDRASGLTDSVKQSAQDVASNLKQPARDAAQSVQQTATEAANRTAEHAKSATSDVKEHAQDASQDVTDNGSGQGRGSGSIGGHYAG, encoded by the coding sequence ATGAGTGACCCCGACCAGCTCGCAGCCGACACCCGCCGTACCCAGGACGCCCTGTCCCAGGACGTGACCCGGTTGACCAACCGGGTCAACCCACAGCAGTTCGTGGGTACCCGCCGCGAGAAGGTCTCCCGCGGCCTGAGCTCGATCAAGGATCGGGTGATGGGCGTGGGCACCAGTGCCGCGCAGGCCGCGAAGGAGACGGCGCAGTCGGCCGCTGACTCCGCGCAGAACGCGGGCGGGTCCGCACAGGGCGCAGCCGGCTCCGCGCCGGACGCGGTCCGCGACCGGGCGTCGGGCAACCCCATCGCCGCAGGCGTGATCGCGTTCGGCGCCGGCTGGTTGCTTTCCTCGCTCCTACCCGCCAGCGATACCGAGCAGAAGGCCGCCGCCACGGTCGAAGACCGCGCCAGCGGGCTCACTGATTCGGTGAAGCAGTCCGCACAGGACGTGGCCTCCAACCTCAAACAGCCAGCACGTGATGCCGCCCAATCGGTGCAGCAAACCGCGACCGAGGCAGCGAACCGGACTGCCGAGCACGCCAAGAGCGCGACCTCCGACGTGAAGGAACACGCCCAAGACGCCTCCCAAGACGTCACGGACAACGGGTCAGGCCAAGGCAGAGGCTCAGGCTCTATCGGCGGGCACTATGCCGGCTGA
- a CDS encoding phage holin family protein, whose translation MSDLREEVGGLRDDVTDLGSQLPPSTDEKAAVRDFMSDVTRDLKALMSQEVELAKAEIGAEAGKAGKGAGMLGGAGFAALMAVIFASTAAWWGLGHLVGIAWAALIVALVWAVIAAVLFIVGRGVLRSISLTPQRTIDSIKRIPSAIKPRQGDQHE comes from the coding sequence GTGAGTGACCTGCGCGAAGAGGTCGGCGGTTTACGCGACGACGTGACCGACCTGGGCAGCCAACTGCCGCCCAGCACCGATGAGAAGGCCGCGGTCCGCGACTTCATGTCCGACGTCACGCGGGACCTCAAAGCGTTGATGAGCCAGGAGGTCGAGCTCGCGAAGGCCGAGATCGGTGCCGAGGCAGGCAAGGCCGGCAAGGGCGCCGGCATGTTGGGCGGCGCGGGCTTCGCGGCGCTGATGGCGGTCATCTTCGCCTCGACCGCAGCGTGGTGGGGCTTGGGTCACCTCGTGGGGATTGCCTGGGCCGCGCTGATTGTGGCCCTGGTGTGGGCCGTGATCGCCGCGGTGCTGTTCATCGTGGGCCGCGGTGTCCTGCGATCCATCAGCCTCACCCCGCAACGCACCATCGATTCCATCAAGCGCATCCCCAGTGCGATCAAGCCACGCCAAGGAGACCAGCATGAGTGA
- a CDS encoding TetR/AcrR family transcriptional regulator: MRELEAQRAESRRRLSLDQIVSATVDLIDEQGIAAASMRTVARQLGVQVMALYRYVANREDLFDAVVDHIVGELDDDPTIQQDVGDDGWQSYLTDLAWGVRRYARAHPHAFPLVATRPPSAPWINPPLRSLRWIETMLANLSQAGFNDEQVLFTYRSFNSFLLGHLLLETSAMVIDDPKPGDGSFQAGDDTGAHDPVDPADPVPGSISPTRTTAKRKALANAETTSELLGVKPSDYPVIHRLRAGLTEDHFEQEFGAGLDILFGRIANKMDHV; this comes from the coding sequence ATGCGCGAGCTAGAGGCGCAACGCGCTGAAAGTAGGCGGCGGCTGAGTCTGGATCAGATCGTCTCCGCCACGGTGGACCTCATCGACGAGCAGGGGATTGCCGCGGCCTCGATGCGCACTGTCGCCCGCCAACTGGGTGTACAAGTGATGGCGCTCTACCGCTACGTTGCCAACCGAGAAGATCTCTTCGACGCGGTCGTGGACCATATTGTCGGCGAACTGGACGATGACCCGACCATTCAGCAAGACGTCGGCGATGACGGGTGGCAGTCCTACCTGACCGACCTCGCATGGGGTGTGCGTCGGTACGCCCGAGCCCACCCTCACGCCTTCCCCCTGGTGGCCACCCGCCCCCCCAGCGCTCCGTGGATCAATCCGCCCCTGCGTTCGCTGCGCTGGATCGAGACCATGTTAGCCAACCTTTCTCAGGCCGGGTTCAACGACGAACAGGTGCTGTTCACCTACCGGTCCTTCAACAGTTTCCTGCTGGGACACCTTCTCCTAGAGACCAGCGCCATGGTCATCGACGACCCCAAACCCGGCGATGGCTCCTTTCAGGCTGGCGACGACACCGGAGCCCACGATCCAGTGGACCCGGCAGACCCCGTCCCCGGTTCCATCAGCCCCACCCGCACCACCGCCAAACGAAAAGCACTGGCCAACGCTGAGACCACCAGCGAACTACTCGGCGTCAAACCCAGCGACTATCCCGTGATCCATCGACTGCGCGCCGGTCTCACCGAGGACCATTTCGAGCAAGAATTCGGGGCCGGACTCGACATCCTGTTCGGTCGCATTGCCAACAAAATGGACCACGTTTGA
- a CDS encoding sigma-70 family RNA polymerase sigma factor, translating to MNVTARVHPRPWVAEKTPPAAVSATEDHDAEQQTSGKEREARTVALLIRAGRVDDPGIASQLRGEAVALNLRLVRGVARRYAGRGVELEDLQQVAGMALVLAARRFEPEQGRGFGAFAQVTMHGELKRHLRDHAWAVRPPRALHDTYLQIVRIGDDLAQSLQAVPSTGQIAQALGVTSQQVREAQNVSGSYAAASLDAWPGGDDIPWGEPVNVGRVRSVDAQLAGLDLRQSIRLLPPREQLMLHLRFAEDLTQQQIGVRLGISQMQVSRQLSSVIARLRATLTNDTAEAAS from the coding sequence ATGAATGTGACCGCACGAGTCCACCCGCGCCCGTGGGTTGCCGAAAAGACCCCGCCAGCTGCGGTGTCGGCCACCGAGGATCACGACGCTGAGCAGCAGACAAGCGGCAAGGAACGCGAAGCACGCACGGTGGCGTTGCTGATCCGGGCCGGCCGCGTCGACGATCCCGGTATCGCTAGCCAGTTGCGTGGCGAGGCGGTCGCTTTGAACCTGAGACTGGTCCGTGGGGTCGCCCGGCGCTATGCCGGCCGCGGGGTGGAGCTGGAAGATCTGCAGCAGGTCGCCGGGATGGCGTTGGTGCTGGCCGCCCGCCGCTTCGAGCCGGAACAGGGACGAGGGTTCGGCGCATTCGCGCAGGTGACCATGCACGGTGAGCTCAAACGACACCTGCGCGATCATGCGTGGGCAGTTCGACCACCGCGGGCCTTGCACGACACATACCTGCAAATCGTCCGCATTGGTGATGATCTGGCCCAGTCGCTGCAGGCTGTGCCCAGCACGGGGCAAATTGCCCAAGCCTTGGGCGTGACCTCGCAGCAAGTACGAGAAGCCCAGAACGTCAGCGGGTCCTATGCCGCCGCATCCTTGGACGCCTGGCCCGGTGGCGACGACATTCCGTGGGGTGAGCCGGTGAACGTCGGCCGGGTGCGCAGCGTCGATGCCCAGCTCGCAGGTCTGGACCTACGCCAGAGCATCCGGCTGCTCCCACCACGGGAGCAACTGATGCTGCACCTGCGATTCGCCGAGGACCTGACCCAACAGCAGATCGGTGTGCGCCTGGGAATCAGCCAGATGCAGGTCTCCCGTCAGCTGTCCTCGGTCATTGCCCGGTTGCGCGCCACTCTGACCAATGACACCGCTGAAGCGGCGTCCTGA
- a CDS encoding sigma-70 family RNA polymerase sigma factor: MITDSPTGAAFGKPDADKPGTGAPHPLSGSDQQLLTLRFVHGLRPAEIAQALGMSQARVAQRLAALADRAQTGTGSSDDSHSS; this comes from the coding sequence ATGATCACCGATTCCCCTACCGGGGCCGCGTTCGGTAAGCCCGACGCCGATAAACCTGGCACCGGCGCCCCACACCCCCTTTCCGGGTCTGATCAGCAGCTGCTGACATTGCGCTTCGTCCACGGCTTGAGGCCCGCGGAGATCGCTCAAGCCCTGGGGATGTCCCAAGCAAGGGTCGCGCAGCGGCTGGCCGCCCTGGCTGACCGTGCGCAAACCGGTACCGGCAGCAGCGACGATTCTCACTCGTCGTGA
- a CDS encoding GAF domain-containing protein has protein sequence MLDDELSGSGCATVIEVAVAPDLASDSPERMIPGRKKWGDVDRAQQILQQVQATDAADETLPQVLCQACAAALPVTGVAMALMSAQGPEGLIAASNDTAGALEELQFALGDGPSVDASRHHRPVLEPHFRATAMARWPGLGQPALIVGVEAVFAFPLQVGAIRLGVLTLYCDRPGHLSSNALTEAWSFSDAATKLMLHLQGQMPAGALHPALALPGHSRPEVHQATGMISVQAAVGLAEALLLLRARAFTEDRDILAVARDVIARTLRFTPPTEDHD, from the coding sequence GTGCTGGACGACGAGCTGAGCGGGTCGGGCTGCGCTACGGTGATTGAGGTCGCGGTCGCCCCGGACCTGGCGTCGGATTCACCAGAACGGATGATCCCTGGTCGAAAGAAGTGGGGTGACGTGGACAGGGCGCAACAGATCCTCCAGCAGGTACAGGCCACCGATGCCGCTGATGAAACCTTGCCCCAGGTTCTGTGCCAGGCGTGTGCGGCGGCGTTGCCGGTGACCGGTGTCGCCATGGCACTGATGAGTGCGCAAGGTCCTGAGGGGCTGATCGCAGCCAGCAACGATACAGCTGGTGCGCTCGAAGAGCTGCAGTTCGCTCTCGGGGATGGACCTAGCGTGGATGCTTCCCGCCATCACCGTCCAGTCCTTGAACCGCATTTCAGGGCCACCGCGATGGCGCGATGGCCTGGGTTGGGGCAGCCAGCGCTGATCGTTGGGGTCGAAGCGGTCTTCGCGTTTCCGTTGCAGGTCGGCGCGATACGACTGGGAGTGTTGACGTTGTACTGCGACCGCCCGGGGCACCTGTCCTCGAATGCGTTGACCGAGGCCTGGTCGTTCAGCGATGCCGCCACCAAGCTGATGTTGCACCTGCAGGGTCAAATGCCGGCCGGTGCCCTGCACCCGGCCCTGGCTCTGCCGGGCCATTCCCGCCCCGAGGTGCACCAGGCCACCGGCATGATCTCGGTCCAGGCCGCCGTCGGGCTCGCCGAAGCCCTGTTGCTATTGCGTGCCCGCGCCTTCACCGAGGACAGGGACATCCTGGCCGTGGCCCGTGACGTGATCGCCCGGACATTACGGTTCACACCCCCCACGGAGGATCATGACTAG
- a CDS encoding GAF and ANTAR domain-containing protein, whose translation MVTQQRLIQIFVELADTLVDEFDVVDFLHTLASTSVEVLDADAAGLMLADQRGQLQLIAASSEEMRTLELFELQGDDGPCVDAYRHGHAITNVDQDTAEQRWPSFGAAVRAGNFTSVHAVPLRLRDQTIGAMNLFMVRAGQLSDSDLDLARGLADMATIGLLQERAVREQHILAEQLQGALNSRVVIEQAKGILAERHNLPLPQAFSVMRTYARRTGQPLSQIAIAVIDGTLDQATLTAT comes from the coding sequence ATGGTCACCCAGCAACGCCTGATCCAGATCTTCGTCGAGCTCGCCGACACCCTCGTTGACGAGTTCGACGTCGTCGACTTTCTGCACACCTTGGCCTCTACCAGCGTCGAGGTACTAGATGCAGACGCCGCGGGTCTGATGCTGGCCGATCAGCGAGGGCAGCTGCAGTTGATCGCGGCCTCGTCGGAGGAGATGCGCACCCTGGAGCTGTTCGAGCTGCAAGGGGACGATGGCCCCTGTGTGGACGCCTACCGCCACGGACACGCGATCACCAACGTCGATCAGGACACCGCCGAGCAGCGCTGGCCGTCCTTTGGTGCTGCCGTGCGCGCCGGAAACTTCACCTCGGTCCACGCGGTGCCGCTACGGCTGCGCGACCAAACCATCGGCGCGATGAATCTGTTCATGGTCCGCGCCGGGCAACTATCCGACAGCGACTTGGACCTGGCACGCGGGCTAGCCGACATGGCCACCATCGGCCTGCTGCAAGAACGCGCGGTTCGCGAACAACACATCCTGGCCGAACAGCTGCAAGGCGCCCTGAACAGCCGTGTCGTCATCGAACAAGCCAAAGGCATCCTTGCCGAACGCCACAACCTCCCGCTGCCTCAGGCATTCAGCGTGATGCGCACCTACGCCCGCCGCACCGGCCAACCCTTGTCTCAGATCGCCATCGCGGTCATCGACGGGACCCTGGACCAAGCAACACTGACCGCGACCTAA
- a CDS encoding TMEM175 family protein, with protein MRSADGQLQHNAFALLAAGVSFVALFALWRGHHRLFLQAHGYTDAVMWINSLWLACITFLPIATVLNISSGGQDRVSSGIYVAVVTIRHW; from the coding sequence ATGCGTTCAGCTGACGGGCAGCTGCAGCACAACGCCTTCGCGCTCCTGGCAGCAGGCGTCAGCTTCGTGGCGCTGTTCGCCCTGTGGCGGGGGCACCACCGCCTGTTCCTTCAGGCCCACGGTTACACCGACGCGGTGATGTGGATCAATTCACTGTGGTTAGCGTGCATCACGTTCCTACCCATCGCCACCGTCCTCAACATCTCCTCCGGCGGCCAGGACCGGGTCAGTTCAGGGATCTACGTCGCGGTTGTCACCATCCGCCATTGGTAG
- a CDS encoding patatin-like phospholipase family protein, translated as MRALVLAGGGVAGIAWELGVLLGLRDGAPDLLPALVDADVVVGTSAGAAVGAQITSGVDLEELYAAQLDPASAEIEVDLDAEALAASYEAAARGATSAVDARRRFGELALAARTVSEADRRTAIEARLPSLDWPDRRLLITAIDTATGELEIFTPQGLTSLTDAVAASCAVPGVWPPVTIGGRLYMDGGMRSGTNVDLAAGCDRILVLSPTLPGAPSLLGDLDADVVPPADAQVLVVPANVRSMAAFGRNPLSPATRAPSAEAGRAVGRARAARVAEFWA; from the coding sequence ATGAGAGCCCTGGTCCTGGCCGGCGGAGGGGTCGCCGGCATCGCGTGGGAGCTCGGGGTGCTCCTCGGGCTGCGCGACGGCGCGCCCGATCTGCTGCCCGCTCTGGTGGACGCCGACGTCGTCGTCGGGACGTCCGCCGGCGCCGCCGTGGGCGCTCAGATCACGTCCGGTGTCGATCTCGAGGAGCTCTACGCCGCGCAGTTGGATCCTGCGAGCGCCGAGATCGAGGTGGACCTGGACGCCGAGGCGTTGGCCGCGTCGTACGAGGCAGCGGCTCGTGGCGCGACCTCCGCGGTCGATGCGCGTCGCCGGTTCGGTGAGCTGGCGCTCGCCGCCCGCACGGTGTCCGAGGCCGACCGGCGTACGGCGATCGAGGCCAGGTTGCCCTCGCTCGACTGGCCCGACCGCCGGCTGCTCATCACGGCCATCGACACCGCGACCGGCGAGTTGGAGATCTTCACGCCGCAAGGGCTTACGAGCCTGACCGACGCCGTGGCCGCGAGCTGCGCGGTGCCCGGCGTATGGCCGCCCGTGACGATCGGCGGGCGCCTCTACATGGACGGGGGGATGCGCTCGGGCACGAACGTCGATTTGGCGGCAGGCTGCGACCGGATCCTGGTGCTGTCGCCGACACTGCCCGGTGCGCCATCGCTGCTCGGCGATCTGGACGCCGACGTGGTCCCGCCGGCGGACGCTCAGGTGCTCGTCGTACCGGCCAACGTGCGCTCGATGGCAGCGTTCGGGCGCAACCCGCTGTCCCCGGCGACCCGTGCTCCGTCCGCCGAGGCGGGCCGTGCGGTGGGCCGGGCCAGAGCCGCTCGGGTAGCGGAGTTCTGGGCCTGA
- a CDS encoding VOC family protein, translated as MDMRLELVPLPVTDVDRSKAFYVDRVGFVLDHDIEPGNGMRIVQLTPPGSACSVVVGVGISDPDAGRVNGLHLVVDDIASAREELRSREVDISDVQDMGGVKYAYFSDPDGNSWALQEISSRSPEPPA; from the coding sequence ATGGACATGCGCCTCGAGCTCGTCCCGCTGCCCGTCACGGACGTCGACCGCAGCAAGGCGTTCTACGTCGACCGGGTGGGTTTCGTGCTCGACCACGACATCGAGCCGGGCAACGGGATGCGCATCGTGCAGCTGACTCCCCCGGGGTCGGCGTGCTCGGTGGTCGTCGGCGTCGGGATCAGCGATCCGGATGCGGGTCGGGTCAACGGCCTGCACCTGGTCGTCGACGACATCGCCTCGGCGCGCGAGGAGCTGCGCAGTCGGGAGGTCGACATCTCCGATGTGCAGGACATGGGAGGGGTGAAGTACGCCTACTTCTCGGACCCGGACGGGAATTCGTGGGCGCTGCAGGAGATCTCCAGCCGCAGCCCTGAGCCCCCGGCGTAG
- a CDS encoding YihY/virulence factor BrkB family protein, with protein sequence MSLDRSALREKLGRVPGLVSFVRLVLGTVRICMRYRVTGLAAEAGFFALLSFPPLLYGLLGLVGYVGNWLGAGVRQDVTNSIVRYAARFLTEDSLQEVLVPTLRQALNGGRPDVVSVGFVLSLWSGSRALNVLLDTISIMYGQGGRRGIVRTRVLSLSLYFVTLVFGALVVPLIVVGPGLLEQRLPAKFLFLMNFYWPLVGGLTILGFATLYYIATPRRTPWVRALPGATLTLAIWVVTSMALRWFLGASINGVSIYGPLAATIVVLIWLYFLGIGVLIGAAFNAAASRIWPMREVQTVRDRARGWMDARSRDDEQPVAARLPGRRAAWIRARRETPVEQPPPGIPTVTAPAPKPAPAAAVEEDARASQPSRS encoded by the coding sequence GTGAGCCTGGACAGATCGGCCCTCCGCGAGAAGCTCGGGCGGGTGCCCGGGCTGGTTTCGTTCGTACGGCTCGTGCTCGGCACCGTGCGCATCTGCATGCGCTACCGCGTGACCGGACTGGCCGCCGAAGCAGGCTTCTTCGCCCTCCTCTCCTTTCCGCCACTGCTCTACGGGCTGCTGGGTCTGGTGGGGTATGTCGGCAACTGGCTCGGCGCCGGCGTGCGGCAGGACGTGACCAACAGCATCGTGCGGTACGCCGCGCGCTTCCTGACCGAGGACAGCCTGCAGGAGGTGCTCGTCCCGACGCTGCGACAGGCCCTGAACGGCGGACGGCCGGACGTCGTATCGGTCGGTTTCGTGCTCTCCCTGTGGTCAGGATCACGTGCCCTGAACGTGCTGCTCGACACGATCTCGATCATGTACGGGCAGGGCGGGCGTCGCGGGATCGTGCGCACCCGCGTGCTCAGCCTGTCGCTCTACTTCGTGACGCTGGTCTTCGGCGCACTGGTCGTGCCGCTCATCGTGGTGGGCCCGGGACTGCTCGAGCAGCGACTGCCGGCGAAGTTCCTCTTCCTGATGAACTTCTACTGGCCCCTTGTCGGGGGTCTGACGATCCTGGGCTTCGCGACGCTTTACTACATCGCCACGCCGCGACGTACGCCGTGGGTACGCGCGCTGCCGGGGGCCACGCTGACGCTTGCGATCTGGGTGGTCACCTCGATGGCGTTGCGCTGGTTCCTCGGCGCGTCGATCAACGGCGTGAGCATCTACGGGCCGCTGGCGGCCACCATCGTGGTGCTCATCTGGCTGTACTTCCTCGGGATCGGGGTGTTGATCGGCGCCGCGTTCAACGCCGCCGCCTCCCGCATCTGGCCGATGCGCGAGGTGCAGACCGTGCGCGACCGGGCCCGCGGCTGGATGGACGCACGGTCGCGCGACGACGAGCAGCCGGTCGCCGCGCGGCTGCCGGGCCGGCGCGCCGCGTGGATCCGCGCCCGCCGGGAGACGCCCGTGGAGCAGCCCCCGCCCGGGATACCGACGGTGACCGCGCCCGCGCCCAAGCCCGCACCGGCGGCCGCCGTCGAGGAAGACGCGCGGGCCTCGCAGCCTTCCCGCTCCTAG